The DNA sequence TCATAAAATTGCACCTTACAAAGTCTGTCTTGTACTTCCTAAAACAGGAAGTAAAGAATTTGAAAATGGAACAGCAGCTGTGAACAATGTTTTCGATAAACTTCAGAACTATCCCCTTTTGAAgaatgatgtcattattgaTGACACGCCAAAACGTAGCATTGGTTGGAAAACGAAACATGCAAACTTAATTGGATATCCACTTGTGATAGTTTTCGGTAAAGGTTTGAACTCAGAGGAACAATACGCTGAAGTTATTATTCAAAACCCTGACCAACAGTTAACTAAACATGTTCCTTTACAAAATGTAGTTGAATTTATTCATGATTACTTTTGAAACTAATCGCATGGtatttacatgcaaaatatattcaattaaatgtgtttaattCTACCCCGCAATGacattaaaaaagtgaaatacATCATCTTTGTCATACACAGCAATTTCAGTCTTGCATGTTTCACATTTTACAGGGTGGTAAGAATCATTGGTAGATTGTTGATTAGTCTCTGCATCTGTGCTTCTCACATACCCTACGTCAGATGCAGAACTTGAACCATCATGCTTGCGTTTATGCCTCTTAAAGACTTTCTTCTTAGGTCCTTTATAATGCAACACTTCATCTTTATGTACTGTGCAGTTGAGTACGAACATGGCTCGGTATTGGTTTTGATAAGTGTCATGCCTAAAAATAAACctcctgtttttaaattatattatcgTATATTCAGAATGGGTAAgcaatattatataacttaataaGAGTATAAACTCTAAAAATTGTCATATAAAATGAGTGTGCAAATGACTTAATTAGGCCTTTACAATTGTTTTACCAGGCATGCACACTTCCATACCTTTTATGCTCCAACTGGGTACCAAgtcaaatatgtaaaaaatagatttaaaacaagcacaatgataattgtttagttttaacacTAACCTTTGACAATCTAAACAAACTGTTGCCATACAAGCAGGACAACTTAGCTGAGGACTTTCTTTCTGGTTGGGTTTCCGAGAACTTTCAGATttgcttttttgtattttgcccctaaaataaatttattgcagTTATATCATAATGAAACGATACATGGAGAATTACTATTTATTGACAAACACCATTGCGCGACGATTAAAATACAGCATAGCAATCTTAAGCGATGTTTTAGATGAAAGGCAAAAGTATTTATATGCATATTTTTTACGATGTCACCACTATTTTCATACTTTGTAACACAGACCCGCATCTAAGTGACCAAGCACTTGTATTTCACCAAACACCCAATCTACCAACCTTTCTTTCTGCTTGTTAATCCATATTTGATCATCATCATCAGCTTGAGGATCGTAAAACAGATCTGCATTGGAGACAACTTTCTTCTTTTCTTTTCCTCTTTCGCTTTCTGGAAGAGGAATTATTctgattatttgttttatcataCCATAAAGCAGCTAATCATTGAAATAAGGTGCGTCAAAGTTAGTTACTGGTTGGATTGTCGCTTAATTGCTCGAGAGTGGCTGTAACTAACTTTGCAGTACCTTATTTCAAGAAGcataaaaccatttttattttaagagaATTTAACTAGCTCTATGAAAGAatttgttctatttcataaagctagttaaaatgttttaaaatgaatccAAGAATTTGCTATGGTGAAATATACTAATACATGATGAGCACTGAGCTATATATCATACGCCATCTATCTTCACTACAGTCTTACAATATTGTTAAGAATAGAATGCATATTGATAACTATCAGCATTTCTTTACCAGCAGTTTCTTCATCAGAATCAAAGTAAACATTATCATaatagtttgtttgtttgacaTCCTGTTTAGAAGTTGAACAGCTTGCCGCATCTTTTGTGGATTGTGGAAAATCAGCTGGAAGATCATAATCATCTGTAATAGAATGGCAAAGTTTTGCATATTAAATTGATGAAAAGTGTGTGGTCTACCTTTTAGCAATGGAATATTTGATATGCTACCTATTAATTTGATAGTTTATGGGTCATACATTTTAGGGCAATAGGAAGTTTAAGGAACGATACTTTGTATAAAGTCTCATGATCTCACCTATCCAAGATTCTTCTAATGTTTTCATCTTTTCATCCAATTCATCTTTCATCGTTCTTTCGAACTCATCTTCAGATGAACTGACATCCTCACCTTGAAagatataaagttaaaataacaagtCACTTTGTGGAACGTAGACTCCATCAGGCATCTGGCTATGGGGATAGAAGTGGACCTACTACAAAAACTGTATATGATAAAGGAAAGTGAAAACAGAACAGTCATTCACACTGAAACGCTAATTTGAAATGCATTTTATAGgggtaatactaatttactaCAATACGGAAATACCGGACTGACGGGAATCGCAATCTAATTTACAGGAATATGAAAAAACGGAAAAGACGGGAAAAACTGCAAACCaatttacgggaatacggAAACTTATGAGAATGTgtttttatgcttgttttaggtatttagcagttacgggaatgtgttttaagcatattacagttacgggaaaattacgggaatatgttttatgcttgtttcaagcctacaccagttatgggaaaattacgggaatgtgttttatgcttgttttaagtatttaccagttacgggaaggttacgggaatgtgttttaagcatattacagTTAGGGGAAAATTACGATAATATGTTATATGCTTGTTTCAAGCCTACACCAGTTATgggaaaattacgggaatgtgt is a window from the Ciona intestinalis unplaced genomic scaffold, KH HT000263.1, whole genome shotgun sequence genome containing:
- the LOC100187353 gene encoding E2F-associated phosphoprotein (The sequence of the model RefSeq protein was modified relative to this genomic sequence to represent the inferred CDS: added 106 bases not found in genome assembly), which codes for MDSSDDETGFPLDDQVDKFLHGTPQQQTRALQRITGEDVSSSEDEFERTMKDELDEKMKTLEESWIDDYDLPADFPQSTKDAASCSTSKQDVKQTNYYDNVYFDSDEETAESERGKEKKKVVSNADLFYDPQADDDDQIWINKQKERGKIQKSKSESSRKPNQKESPQLSCPACMATVCLDCQRHDTYQNQYRAMFVLNCTVHKDEVLHYKGPKKKVFKRHKRKHDGSSSASDVGYVRSTDAETNQQSTNDSYHPVKCETCKTEIAVYDKDDVFHFFNVIAG